Sequence from the Thermococcus sp. genome:
CCACCTCAACGTAGCGAGCGCACTTTATCGGGCAGCTCTTTCCATGGACGAACCATTCTGGCTCGACCTCATACTTCTTGACCTCGTCTCCACCGAGCTTTGAGGCTAATTCGTCCGGGATGTAGGGTCTTGAGAAGTTGTATGCCGGGCTCATACCAAGACTTGCTGAACTCCTGAGGGAGTCGCTAGTTCCGTAGCTCCTCGTGTGCTCGTACTTCGGGTTCGTAGCGAACTCGTCGTAGAATTCCTGCCACAGCTCCTGGAACTTCTCGGGGCTGGCTACAGGGGGCTTTTCGCCCGCCTCAACCACGACCGCTTTAACCTTTTTACTCCCGAGGACGGTTCCTAATCCACCCCTCCCGCTCGCTCTCTCCGTGTCGTAGATTACGTTCGCTATCCTGCTGAGCCTCTCGCCGGCTGGCCCAACTAAGGCGATGCTCGCCTTTGGGTGCTCCTTCCATATCTCTTTGGCAACTTCGTAGTTGCCCTTACCCCAGAGGTGCCCCGCGGGGAGAACTTCCACCTCCCCGTCGTGGATGTACAAGTAAACCGGCTCCTCGCTCTTCCCCTCGATTACCAGCGCGTCAAAGTGCCCCTTCAACTTCGGCCCGAAGGCATCTCCACCGCTGGAGTCGCTGATCAGTCCTGTCTCTGGGCTTTTGCTCACCGCGATCACCTTGCTCGAACCCGGGATAAGGCCTGTCATCCCACCTGGTGCGAAGACGAACTTGTTGGCCGGGCTGAGCGGATCCGTTCCAGGCGGAACTTCCCTGTAAATCAAGTAGTAGCCGAGGCCCTTTCCGCCTATGAACTTCCTTATGGCCTCGTCCGGTAGCTCCTCGTAGGTGATCTTCCCCTCTGTCAGGTTAACGCGCGCAATCCTGTTTTGGTATCCGAACATCAGACGCACCCCCTCGCTTTTTCCCTATCCTCAGCCGAAAGCCTCCAGCCCATCGCTCCTGCATTTTCCTCAACGTGCTCTTTTCTGCCTGCCTTTGGAATCGCCACGACGTTCTTCTCGCAGATGAGATAGTTGAGCGCGACCTGAGCTGCCGTCCTGTTGTAATCCTTCCCTATCTGCTCCAAGCACTTGTTTCTGGCGAGGGTTCCCTTCTCCAGCGGGGTATAGGCTATAAGAATCATTTTCTCCCGCTTCATATAGTCGAGAAGACCTGTTGTTTCAGGCCATCTATCTTTGAGAGAGTACTTGACCTCGTTCACCACAATCTCATACTTCCTCATCGCCCCCTGAGAGCGCTTGAGAAGCTTGAGGTCGAAGTTGCTCACGTCGATGTACCTAATGAGTCCTTCATCAATGAGTTCCTCAAGGGTGTGGAGGGTCTTTTCAATCTTCTCCCAACTGTCCCCAGGCCAGTGAAGGAGGTAGAGGTCTATGTAAGTGCCAAGTCTCTTTGCACTCGCCCTTGCGGCCTTTTTGGCCTCACCGTGGCCGAAGTGGCTTGGCCATACCTTGCTGATTATGAATATTTCCTCACGGTCAAAGCCCTCTATCGCTTTTCCAACGAGTTCCTCACTGTGGCCTGCGCCGTAAAACTCAGCCGTGTCGATGAGGTTGATCCCAAGACCAAGGCCGTAGCGGAGAACATCCACACTCTCCTTGTCCCTTGAATAGTCTGGAGTCTCATAACCACCGATTCCCCACGTGCCCATGTCGATGGAAGTAACTTTCCCATCACCTATCCTCTTCAAATCTAAAACCTTCTGCATATTCTACACCTCTTAGGGTTAGGACTTCAAACCTAATTAAAGTTTCTGTCTGAACGCTAAGATAGTTGGACAAACGTGGCCTTTTTAACATGGACCACCAACGGCCTCCATGCGGCATTTCATAATGGGGTTTGAACGCAAAATGGTTGCACTGGGCAACGCGCCCCACAGGGGTGGCTTGACTCGAGCCAACGGCTTCTTCTTTATGGGGGTTCCTAAGGACTACTCGGGGAACTACAAGGCAGACTGTTTAGCCTTTGAACGGAGGCACGGCTTGAAAAACTTCGTTGGCTTCATGACGGCCGCTGATATTGGAAAGGTTCTCTCCACTGCCAAAAACGGGAGTGTTACTGCCTACATCACCGCTGGAATAACAAACCCAGCTATAGCCGGTGAAGAGCCACCTCCCTGGAAGTCGGGGACTATAAACATAGCCCTCGTAGTCGAGGAAGGCTTAACGGTCGGCGCAATGGCCAACGCTATAATGACGGCAACCGAGGCAAAGACTTACACCCTGTTAAGGCTCGGCTACAACGTGACTGGAACAACGAGCGATGGGATAGAAGTTTTTGCCTTTGAAGGGGAGAAGGAGTGGACGGGGACGGCGACGGAACTAGGCCTAAACGTTGGTAAGGCCGTGAGGCGAGCCTTGGAGGAAAGCTTGAGAAGGTGGGAGAAGACAAGAGCTATGGAACTGTGTTAGCTTCCCGTTTTCATCCCTATTAGCTTCCTGTAAAGCTCCTCCACTTTTCCGCTCACTTCCTCAGGTGAGAAGCCGGCCTTGACCGCTAACCACGTAGCCCCCCCAGCGCCAACCCCCTCCTTAACGTAACCGCGCTCGTAGTCTCTCAGACCCTTGAACTCGCTCTCAGAGAAGTCTAGGTCAGCTGAATAAGTTATTACCCCTATCCCTTTCGCCGTCTTAAGGAATGTCGCACTTCTATCGTTAACCACCCACTTGGTAGTCGCTACCATACAACGGTCAAGACTTTCGCCGAGTGCCTTTAAAAGGGCTGAAGCCGCCAACATCTGAGTTCCACCTGCGAGGACAACACTTTTCCTGAAGCCGAGGGAAAGGCCTACCACCGTTGCCATCATAGGATCGCCGAATTGTCTCAGGGCTTCGAGCGGATTGTCCTTGAGCTGGCCCCGCTCGATTCCTGCCCTCCCAAAGGCTTCAGCTATGACTTCTTCCTTGAGGCTCTGCGGGTTGTCTGG
This genomic interval carries:
- the cobT gene encoding nicotinate mononucleotide-dependent phosphoribosyltransferase CobT yields the protein MESLFLLVLGNTEISTVPGISVAGATPELTKLTPVADAEYLFHEKPLTIDVIPVTPEGHPTPAIITKAAKELANFPVLVVRGGTYLAPLIPHVHISSAVGRDFRREPALPEFGEIIKNAKLLGEELNKSSVKELVIGESTPGGTTTAQAVLWALGYESRTSSASPDNPQSLKEEVIAEAFGRAGIERGQLKDNPLEALRQFGDPMMATVVGLSLGFRKSVVLAGGTQMLAASALLKALGESLDRCMVATTKWVVNDRSATFLKTAKGIGVITYSADLDFSESEFKGLRDYERGYVKEGVGAGGATWLAVKAGFSPEEVSGKVEELYRKLIGMKTGS
- a CDS encoding aldo/keto reductase, whose protein sequence is MQKVLDLKRIGDGKVTSIDMGTWGIGGYETPDYSRDKESVDVLRYGLGLGINLIDTAEFYGAGHSEELVGKAIEGFDREEIFIISKVWPSHFGHGEAKKAARASAKRLGTYIDLYLLHWPGDSWEKIEKTLHTLEELIDEGLIRYIDVSNFDLKLLKRSQGAMRKYEIVVNEVKYSLKDRWPETTGLLDYMKREKMILIAYTPLEKGTLARNKCLEQIGKDYNRTAAQVALNYLICEKNVVAIPKAGRKEHVEENAGAMGWRLSAEDREKARGCV
- a CDS encoding adenosylcobinamide amidohydrolase; its protein translation is MRHFIMGFERKMVALGNAPHRGGLTRANGFFFMGVPKDYSGNYKADCLAFERRHGLKNFVGFMTAADIGKVLSTAKNGSVTAYITAGITNPAIAGEEPPPWKSGTINIALVVEEGLTVGAMANAIMTATEAKTYTLLRLGYNVTGTTSDGIEVFAFEGEKEWTGTATELGLNVGKAVRRALEESLRRWEKTRAMELC